In the Andrena cerasifolii isolate SP2316 chromosome 3, iyAndCera1_principal, whole genome shotgun sequence genome, atgtatatatatataaaatttttagttaaaatttcagggttttttttaattttcgggttcgtgAACTTCCCTTGTGAGAGTAAAAATCCCtacagggaatttcctcctgattacaacgcaatttatgtttgctgcccaaattcaccccAAGGCGGTGTAATTGGgccctgaaaatctggttatttcccaatttttgtgttataatgcgtgaactgtaaaatattatttggccaaatgatagatctagttaaaaaaagtaacttttgtctggaaactttttttctatctctcacagttcgcgagttataacacaaaattggaaaatagccaaattttcgggggttaatttcacccccttcgagtaaatttgagcagcaaacaaaaattgcgttgtaatcagtaggCAATCTCCTatatgttcacaaagtttcaaaattttttgaatttccgggttggggatcttcccttgtcagtcataGTATTTGcataagaaattattcgaatgatcATGGCGTCTTAGATTAATCATTTGCTATCGTAACTAAGTAATGTAACGCAGCTTGCTTCCTTACTAAAATTGACATTCACTTGTTAGTCCCCATTGGCCTCCTGGTTTTTTGTAGTGATCCCATTATCTCCCTCATTGACCAGTTACTTTTgttttttcattgaatttgataaataaatcaatTGAGTGAAACGgttaagaagaaatattcagaatatTTTACCCATTAATTGACTCATGACTTCATGTAGATATTACTACAGTTGTTAAtagtttcaataaaaataaGACTGTAAAtaattgattacaattaataaaaaaaaaatgcaatcaaGAAATTATTGATTGTGcgtaatataattaattatttatcgaaattcaaataatttcgaagaATATTAAACGGCACTAATGTCTTCATTCGTATTTTACGGTAATTTGTTAaagcttcaaaataaaacattcATATTTAAACTGTTGTTTTCTTATATCTTCAATAATGAAGCCATTTACTTTAATTCTCTGTTAAAATCCGGAGGCGACACACGTGAAATATTTTCCGTAGAAAACCACAATAAATGTTTAACTTGAAACAGAGTAGCCATCTTTACCGTGCCTTAGCTCCATAAGCGCCAAAACTTTGCAATCACTTGCCGATTTTCATTAAAGCCTGACCGCATGATAAATATTCTCGTAGGCCGAACATTAACATTTTCAGCGATAACCGCAATGTTCTTGGCTCCAATAAATTTTAGCATCTTATCACGCAAGGAATTTACTCGAATTTCTTCTTCTAACGAGCAAATCCCTATCTCCCTTAATccgcaaaataattctaaacttttGGCCGATAACCCAAgtagatataaatatatacatatacgttcACTGAACATTTCTGTCTATTTTCATGAGTACTACACGTCCCAAAATTGTTCAAGCTTTCCTCTAGCTCACCCTGTAGTGGCAATATCGCATCTACCAGTGCTTACAACGGCGTGTGGTGATAGCATTACCGACCCGGGTTCAAGGGCTTCAAACTTACAAAAAGTTCGCGCAAAGCAGCGGCGTGCCAATCCTGCGCCAGCACCGTGAACGCGGACGCGCGAATCCGATAGCCTACTATCAGCTAACGCGGCCAGCCAATCATCGCGCATCGGCCGAAATCGCTGTTCGCAATTCACATCGATCGACGAAGGATAGAGGAGCCCCGCGGACGCTGACGTCGCTGAGGAAAGGAAAACCGTTTTCTGACGAAAGAGGGAGTCCACAGTCGCCGAcgtggtcgtcctcgtcggTGGCATGACCTAACTGTGGTAGAGGCGCTTTGGTATCGATCAGCCAGTGGCTCGGTACTCTGGACAACGACGCAAGCTCGATTCGGAACGAGAATCCGCTGTGGCAGAAGGGCAGTTGTTATCGTCCCTCTCTAGTTGCTGTTTGGTTCACTCCACCTGTCCCACCCCTATCACCCACTCTCCCTCCGCTCTACTGCTGCTGCTCCTGCTCCCCTTCGACCCTCTCCTCTTCCTTTCTCGGCCTCTTTCCCTCGCATCCTCCGCGAGAAGGAGGATGAGAAGCAGGAAAGATGAGCGATCAAGAGGATCTCGACTACCACATCATGTGCCCTTCGTTTCCACCGTCCTCCCAGGATCCACTGTTCACTACCGACAGGCAGGATGAATGGGAGAAGTTGATGTCCGTGTGCAGCAAGGACAAGCAGCCGGTGGTCGTGCTGCTAGGATGGGCCGGCTGTCAGGACAGATACCTAGCCAAGTACAGCGCGATCTACGAACAGAAAAGGTATTGAGATTTGTTAAGTGACCCAGCGATCGAGTGTACATGTTCCAAGAACATTCGGTTGTCTTTTTTACAACGAAACCGCCAGCTAATAAAGCTGCGGGGATTGTTCCTGCGAGTGTCAACGAGTGCGCGTTCATTGCGATTTCATGCGTAAGAGTCGAGGTGAAGCGGTGGACTTCTACGGGGTAGTTGTGAGGTGGAATCGAGTAGAATAGATTCGTTTGGATTTCAACGAACTCAGTGGAGTGGCGAGATACCGGCAAGTCACACGGACGATAATGTTTTATTTCTACAATCAGAAACACCGCGTCTCGTAGAAGATTCGAATAGCGTCTCGTATCTCCTAAAATTAATTATCCACGATACGAACGTGATTTCTGAATTTAATTTCTGAATAAAACCACACGGTTCTACGAAGTTCAAATAATCAACAATCATGTATTAACAATTGCAATGAACTTTATATTATAACACACACACATGCTAGCTTTAAGGTATTTACATTGCCAACAGTGGCGGagttaaggaaaaaggcccaggtggcaaaccttctagggggcccatttttcgggaaaatgaagaggtagtttactaaaaacgggctaagtgtacagaaaagtacagaaaaaaatatagtatctggatgaaatcataatttctttttcggagatagggccctaggggccttctgagcaaggcccatttttcgggaaaatgaaaaggtagttaACTAAAGACGGgctaagtgtacagaaaagtacagaaaaaaatatagtatctggatgaaatcataatttctttttcggagatagggccctaggggccttctgagcaaggcccatttttcgggaaaatgaaaaggtagttaACTAAAGACGGgctaagtgtacagaaaagtacagaaaaaaatatagtatctggataaaatcataatttctttttcggagatagggccctaggggccttctgagcaaggcccattttttcgggaaaatgaaaaggtagttaACTAAAGACGGgctaagtgtacagaaaagtacagaaaaaaatatagtatctggatgaaatcataatttctttttcggAGATAGGGCCCTAAGGGCCTTCTGAgcaaggcccatttttcgggaaaatgaaaaggtagttaACTAAagacgggctaagtgtagtagtgcaGGAAAACCTAGTGTTTAgttgaaatcataattttttttgaagatgggacCCTGGGGCctttctgggcaggggcccaggcggctgCTCATTGGCCGCCCatgaaatccgccactgattgcCGAGCTAAATTGCAGAAATTGCtcttcttcttttaattcgtgTTACCCCTAAATTGACTATCAGTAATAGGcatatgtttattttttaagcTGCATTACGCTGCGATATACAGCGCCAGTAGAATGCCTATTTTGGCGAAGGGACAAAATGCCATACATCGGCAAACGATTGATCCAACTGATCAGGGACAAGAGTCTAGATGAGCACCCGATATTTTTCCACGTCTTCAGTAACGGCGGCGCATTTGTATATCAGCACTTGAGCCTCGCGATGCAGCAGGCTAAAACGCCGCTCAAGGTAAAGGAAATATTTACTTTGCTCTTCACCTGCGGTCTACATTATTGCCACCCCACTGTTTAACAGGTATCCTAAACTTACAGGTGAAAGGGGTGATATTCGACAGCGCTCCAGGCGAAAGAAGATTGACCGCCCTCTTCAAAGCGATCAGTGCGATCATTGGGGGGCACCCGTTTACGAATATACCGATGTCCGTCTTGATTACGATCTTCCTCTCTATTCTTTGGTTCTTCGAGGTATGAGCATGCCTTGGTTCTTATGTCACTATACTAAAATCCGTTTCCATCAGCATTCTAatttgcattttaaatattacacACCGTCGGCACTTACGCGAAATTTGCACTTACGTATCTGCATATTTATTCAAATCGTTTTTTCATTGCTTTATCGCGGTAATGGGCCACAGTGGAAACAGTCATAACTTCAGTTTTCCTCCACTTACCTGGtcgataaaatatttaaatgcgCACAGGTATCACGGAAGGATTTAATATCATAAAACCGAAACCTTATCGTAATGATTGCGCGAATTAATCAGCAATGTGTGTTAATAAACCAAATGGCATCGTGAAGTTCAGAACTAATATagtatttatacgaacaaacatTTGCCTGAGACATCAATTATCGGGATCATAAGttctttaagtttttaattatatCAAATTTTAAATACGACGTTTAAGGTTCAGGTATAACTATTCACAACGAAATtgcattgaaaaatatattctgtcccttattatttttattcgttaatgtaataataaaatgaTTGAATTTTTTCTATTAACTTTTTACACAAGCTcggttcataattttttaaaagtatcttaTCCCTTTGTTTACGTTGCAATCACTTTCATTTCTTCGTTTCTCTTTTCCCACTTCCCCTtttacccccccccctctctcgcCAAGTTTATTAAATGTGTCCAAAGGCACTAAAAGTACGATACACCtcaaaaatctaaaattaaaatattttctagaCTCTGGAGTACATAGGTTCCTATCAATGTTTTTCGGAATGCGCTTATTACTAACCATACGTAATATTTACATACAGCTTGTACTGTGTTTTTTAgtgatttttattgaatatttcttttattttttatcagtgTTTTAGACATTGCTTTTTCCTacaattgttttctttttttattcttaatgtggaattcaaatttatttaagtttgacaaattttattcagtaaAAAAGCAggcaagaaaatgaaaataaaacacCGGTAGTGACACTGCTGGTGGGGCAAAAGAGTAGGGGTACTGGTAGCGCCGTAACTTCTGGAAGTATTAGATACGCACGAAAATATTACATACATCAGTATTCTAAGATTATTtgcattgaaatttttatactgtaacgtataaaaaattatatttaatttaaaatatataaaaatttgctacaaatttttttacgtcAGCATATTCTGCTCGTTGTGAGGAGAAACAGTTTGAAAGGAACCATATGTCGCAAACGAACCGTTTCATCaggaaaaattattaaagatttCGCAACGATTTGATTGCGTGGAGTTACACGTAGCGGCATGGGACTACCACTACTCTACCGCTTGGTGGTATCTACATTCCACCCAAATGGTAGAGCTTGGCACGGTAGTGCACGTGCCTCTACACAAACAAAACGCCGTGTTGTGTTTGTGTAGTGTAGAAGCTTGTTTTGTTGTATCGTATTTTAAGCATTGGAAAGTAAAGGCCGTTACACATGATAAAACTGCGCAGATGCCCGAAGCAGATACGAGAAACAATTCGGTTGGCCAAAAACCGGACTGGCCTGCACAGGCCGACCGGAGCGTGTGTAGCGATGTTCAATTTTCCCGAAGCAGGCCAGACAGATACCGTGTCAGAATTTGTAATCTAAATCCTAATCAAAGATCATTCGGTGGATACCGATACTATCGacgatattcaatcaattcgataccaaAGTACTCGATAGGAAGCATCGATACATATCCAAATTTTTGCTTGGTAtcaattgaggcagtgagagcaacaacggactaacccacattgaacaaaatttgttttcctattttatatgattagtagaccCTATTGCCCTACTGGAATACATTAATACTAActcattttcgaaaaaaatgtgggttagtccgttgttgctctcactgcgtCAATTATTTAGCGATACCGATTCTTCTTCATCGCTACCAAACCAATACCTGCTATACTGCATCAAATCCCCTCTGATACTTCGCAAAGGTTCGGATACCCGTTTAATACCTAACGAAAGTATCGACACTTGGTTGATACCATACGAAATTATCTGAATTCATTTGATAATTCTTAGGTCAGATGGCCAAACCTGATATGTCCCTTTTTTCTAGCTAATAATAAGCCTACTATGGCTGCAATGCCATCTGTCGATGTCATGTTCAGCCGACAAAATTGTGAATGCTGTCAGGTTGGCCGGAGCGTGTGGATGCACTACGGACGTCCGGCCGGCCTGCGTAGGCTGATCTGtacagtacgcactcgttataagcccgtTTCTACGATGCGTTAtacgcccggcgactatccccaccatttcttggaatccttcgactctatcgtttcctctcgctcgcttttgggttttctcactcgcgccattcgTCGCGCAGAATAGTGTCCCCAACGCGCCGtaagctcgccgccagccccgttcgtcgggcttatAACGAGTACGTACTGTATTCTGTGCAGGCTGTGCGGAGCATGTGTACCGAGCTTAAGAAAGTCATTTGATTTGGGATACTTAGACCCAATTccacttaagagtagactcgttccgcgcaacgaTGACTCTaaggtaaagtgaccagatattttctgttccaatgcgggacaagcaagcaggcaaaaaaaaagggttaacagatgcgtgaggagatcttttccgtagtttattaaagcatttacaatatatttgaaaatacatacttgtgattataagatgatG is a window encoding:
- the LOC143366709 gene encoding transmembrane protein 53; its protein translation is MSDQEDLDYHIMCPSFPPSSQDPLFTTDRQDEWEKLMSVCSKDKQPVVVLLGWAGCQDRYLAKYSAIYEQKSCITLRYTAPVECLFWRRDKMPYIGKRLIQLIRDKSLDEHPIFFHVFSNGGAFVYQHLSLAMQQAKTPLKVKGVIFDSAPGERRLTALFKAISAIIGGHPFTNIPMSVLITIFLSILWFFEVIAHSFGRGYPVQTNPIALAEESYSWPQLFLYSNADTLIPASDVEMFATRRAERGVQVQLVLFTDSPHVKHYATYRDVYVNTVCTFIYDCLTPPMPKSPDSPEEHGEESSSHAYNSSLYVVKRIVLPHEATVQLN